DNA from Stutzerimonas decontaminans:
AACTTCACCTGATTCCCCTCACCCAGGAGGTGCTCTGATGAGCCAGTCCAACGTCGTTCGTCTCGACTCCCGTTCAACCGCACCAGCGGTCTGGCAGGCGCTGTGCAGCCGGAATGATCTGGTCGCCAACTCCGGTGTGGTGGCCTGGCACGAAGGTGCCCAGGTGGCGCTGTTCCACCTGCCCGACAACGCCGAAGGCGAACAGCTGTTCGCCATCGACAATCGCGACCCCAAGTCCGGCGCCAACGTCATCGGCCGCGGCATCGTTGCCAGCCTAAAGGGTGAACTGGTGATCGCCTCACCGCTGTACAAGCAGCATTTCCGCCTGCAGGACGGCAGCTGCATGGAATACCCCGAACAAAGCCTGCGCGTCTGGCCGGTACGCCTGATCGGCGACGAGGTGCAGATCGCCGTGGGCTGATGGCAATTCGGTTTCGGAGCAGCCGTCCTTGCGCGCGCGTTAAAAAGGCATCACCCGATTGCCCGGCGCGGCCGTCGCGCGCGCAGTGCCACAAGCCGCACTAACCGCGCCGCGCCAGGCACTCGGTGGCGCCCTGGGCCTTGCGCGTATACCAGAGCACCCGACTGACGCCGCGGGTGATCGCCACGTAGCCCAAGCGCAGGCTTTCATCGGCCATCGCCTGGTCATAGCTGTTGCGGAAGAAACCCGAGTAGGCATACAGCGCGTTGCGCAACGGATGCGGCTGCACCGGTGCGCAATCGTCGACGATAATCGCCACCTCGGCCTGTAGCCCCTTGGCACGATGGATGGTGTAGGCCTTGACCGGCAGCTTGCGGTCCAGCTGCGCCTGAATAGCCCGCAGCGGCTCGTTGCGCCGGCTGAGCAGCAGCACCGCGGTGCGTTCGCGGCTTTGCCGTTCGGCCACATGGGCGCACTGCGCGGTGATCGCCTCGATCAACTTCGGCAGGCCCTTGTTCAGCTCGAAACCGGTGACCAGCTTTACCCCGTGGTCGCCAGGCTGCGTCGGTTTGCATGGCCGGCTGGTCTTGGCCTGCTTGAACCTAACCCCGGCCAGCACCGCCTCGCCATCGCGAATCACCGGCTCGATGGAGCGGTAGTTGGTTTCCAGTAGCAACGTCTCGCTGCCCTTGGCGCCGCGCCGTGGGAAATACTTGTCGAAGTCCATGAACAGCTCCGGCGAACTGCCGCGCCAGCCGTAGATCGACTGCCAGTCGTCACCGATGGCCATCAGGCTCGGGCTGCCCTTCTGTCGCGCCAGCTGGCGGTGCAAGGCCTGCAGCCATTGGACGATCTGCGGGGAAATGTCCTGGAATTCGTCGATCAAGAGATGCTCGAACGGCGCAAGACTGGCCTGCGGCACATCCGTTGATGAGCCCAGGCGCTCGGTGAGCTGTTCGAAAGCCTCGTTGAAGGTCATCAGCCCCTGCTCACGCAACGCGGCCCGGAAGTAGCCATGGAAGCTCACCAGCGCTTCGACGAAGTCCCGTTCGCGCGCTGTGCACTGCAGACTGGCCGGTTGCAGCTGATCGATGCGAATGCCGATGCTTTCGATAAAGCCCGCCTGGGCATGGAACGCCTCGTACAGCGGCAGCGGCGTGAACTCGCCGGCCAGGGTGAAGGTGTCGCCTGGCGCTTTCGGGGCGGCACGCTGGCCCTGCTCGGTTTCAGATGGCGGCGCAGGAAGATCGAGCAGCCGGTGCACCCGCTCGCGGAATGTCGCCTGCTCGGCGTAGCACTGCTGATAGGCCTGCTTGAGCAGGCGAACTTGCGCCGGGCGCAGACGGGCGGAAGCCAGCGGGTTGTCCGGCTCGTCCGCCGCGGCGGCCTTGTCATCCAGCTGCTCAAACCACACCGGCCGGCTCAGCACTTCACGCGCCAGCTGCGCCATGGCCGAATGAAAGGTACGCACGCACTGGCGTGCCTGCTGCGCATCGAATGGCACTTGCCAGAAGCCGAGCACCCGCACCAGCTGTTCGCGCAGCTGCGCGCAGGAGGCGTTGGTAAAGGAAATGACCGTCAGGCGCCCGGGCTCGACGCCCATGTGGCAGAGCATGAACACCACCCGCAGCAGCAAGGTGGTGGATTTGCCGGAGCCGGCACCGGCGAAGATCCGCGTCACCGGGCTGCGGCTGAGGATCATCGCCCATTGCTCGTCCGACGGCGCACTGATGATGCCCGCGGCCACCGCCTGCTCGACGCGGTCGCGCATCGCCTGAACCTTGGCGTCATCCACCTTCAGTTGTGCCGCTGCGTAGATCCCCTGCGCTGCCGTCCTGCGCGGCTTGCCGGCAGCGCGAGCCGGCCCCTCCGACTTGCTCTTCGGCTTGGCCTTGGCTGCAGGTTTGCCCTTGCGCTTGGCGGCCGCAGCCTTGTTCGTCTTGCCGGGCGCACTGCCCCAGCGACGAAACAACAGCTCGTCCTCTTCGCGCAGATGGGCCGAGGTACGTGGAAAACAGCGCTGCAGCACCCCGGCGACCAGGGCCCTGTAGCGCTTGACGGCAGAAAGCATCGGAAATCACCGTGGGCATTGCATATCGTTGATATGGTACGGGTTTTTCCCTGTACTCTGGCCGCTACAAGGACGAACAGCAGCGAATGAATGTGGCAATCGCTCGCGTCGCCGGCAAGACTTCCTGGGCTATCGGCTGTCCGAGTTGAACCAGCTCTTAAGCTGAATCACCCTGCCCTGCCTTCACACCGGACACGGATCGCTACTGATGGACCCAGCAGCCAACAACCTCTCGCCTGACGACTCGAGCCACGCATTCCTCCCCGACGGCGGTGAGCTCGGCGCGCTGATCCGCCGTTTCGACTGGTCGACAACGGCGCTGGGGCCTCTGGCTGAATGGCCGTCGAGCCTGAAGACCGTCACCGCCATGTTGCTGCTTTCGCCAACGCCCATCGTGCTGCTCTGGGGCGAGCGCGGCATCATGATCTACAACGACGCCTACTCCGGGTTCGCCGGTAGCCGGCACCCGCAGTTGCTGGGTTCGGAAGTGCGCGAAGGCTGGCCGGAGGTCGCCGAGTTCAACGACAACGTGATGAAGGTCGGCCTGGCGGGCGGCACGCTTTCGTACAAGGACCAGGAGCTGGTGCTGTACCGCAACGGCCGGCCTGAACGTGCCTGGATGAATCTGGACTACTCGCCGGTGTTCGATGATCAGGCGCAGCCGGCCGGCGTCATCGCCATGGTGGTGGAAACCACCGAACGGGTAATGGCCGAACGAGAGCTGCAGGGCCAGCAGGCGCGCCTGCAACAGATGTTCGAACAGGCACCCGGGCTGATGGCGATGTTGCGCGGCCCGGAACATGTCTTCGAGATGGCCAACCCTGCCTATCTGCGCGTGGTGGGCGAACGTGACATCATCGGCAAGCCGGTGCGCGAAGCGCTGCCGGAAGTCGAGCGCCAGGGCTTCATCGATATTCTCGACCGGGTCTACCGCAGCGGCACGGCCTTCGTCGGCTCCAGTATCCGCGTCGGCCTGCAGCGTACCCAAGGCGAGGCGGAGGAAGAGCGCCTGCTGGATTTCGTCTTTCAGCCGGTGGCCGACGGCGATGGCAACGTCGGCGGCATCTTCATCGAGGGTTATGACGTCACCGAGCGCGCCGAGGCCGAACAGGCTCTGCGCGAGAACGAACGGCGCCTGCGCTTTCTCGATGCGTTGTCCAAGGAGACAGCGCGCAGTGTCGATGCCGATGCCATCCTGAGCATCACCACACGCATGCTCGGTGAGCAGCTGGGCCTGTCCAGCTGCGCCTATGCCGATATGGACCCGGATCAGGATGGCTTCACCATCCGCGGCGACTGGGCGGCGCCAGGGTGCGTCAGCATCGTCGGGCGCTACCGGCTGGAGGCGTTCGGCGCAATGGCAGTGACGAAACTGCGTGGTGGTGAAGCCTTCATCATCGACGATCACTGTGCGCAGCTGCCGCCGGCCGAGGCGGCCACCTTCCAGCAGCTCGACATCGCGGCGACCATCTGCCTGCCGTTGGTCAGGGAAGGCCGGCTGACCGCGCTGATGGCCATCCATGATCGCAAGCCCCGCGTCTGGAACGCCTGCGAACTGGCCCTGCTCAGCGAAGTAACCGACCGCTCCTGGGCACATATCGAGCGCGTGCGCTCAGCGGCAGCCGTCCGCCAGCGCGAGCAGTGTTTCCTGGAAGAACTGGAAGCCAAGGTGGCCGAGCGCACGGCGGCGCTGGCACGCAGCGAGGCGAACATCCGCGCAGTGCTGGAAACCTCGCATCTGTACAAGGCGATGCTCGCACCGGACGGCTCGATTCTTTACGTCAACGCCACGGCGCTGGCCGGTATCGACGCACGCTTCCACCAATTGGCGGGCACGCCGTTCTGGGATTCACCCTGGTTCAGCGCCACCCCCGGGATGCCGGAAGCGATGAAGGCCATGACCCTGCGCGTCGCGGCCGGCGCCACCGAGCATGTGACCATGAGCCTGAACATGCCGGGCGGCACTCGTATCTTCGATTTTTCCATGCGACCGGTGCTTGACGAGGACGGCGACGTCGTCGCCCTGGTGCCGGAGGCGCTGGATATCAGCGAACGCATCGCCACTGAACAGACGCTACAGCAGCTGCACAAGATGGAAGCGCTGGGCAACCTAACCGGCGGCATCGCCCATGACTTCAACAATCTGCTGATGGCGGTGCTCGGCAGCCTGGAGCTGTTGCGTCGGCGCATGCCGGCCGACCCCGCGCTGCTGCGCCTGGTGGACAACGCCCGGGCCGGTGCCGAGCGCGGCGCCTCGCTCACCGCGCGCATGCTCTCGTTCGCACGCAAGCAAGAGCTGCACAAGGCCCCGATCGACCTTCGTCAGCTGATCGAAGGCATGCAGCCGCTGCTGCACAGCTCGCTCGGCCCGACCATTCAGCTGCAGGTCGAGCTGCCACGGCAGCTGGCGCGGGTACAGACCGATCCCAATCAGCTGGAAACCGCCCTGCTCAACCTCGCCGCCAATGCGCGCGACGCCATGGCCGGCGAAGGGCGCATTCTGATTGCTGCGGAGGAATGCGCGCTGACCAGCGAACAGAGCAGCCTGCCGGTCGGTCGCTACGTTCGCCTGGCACTCAGCGACAGCGGTACCGGCATGGACGAAGCGACGCTCAAGCGCGCCGTCGAGCCGTTCTTTACCACCAAGGGGGTCGGCAAAGGCACCGGTCTCGGGTTGTCGATGGTGCACGGACTGGCGGAACAGTCCGGCGGGCGGCTGATGCTGCACAGCAGCCCAGGCCTGGGCACCACGGCGGAGATCTGGTTGCCGGCGTTGGAACAGGACGAAGCTGCATCGATACCGGCGCACAGCTCGCCACCCGAAGACAGGCAGCGCCCGGTCGCCGATCCCCTGACCCTGTTGGCGGTCGACGACGACGAACTGGTGCTGTTCGGCACCGCGGGCATGCTCGAAGCGGCGGGCCATCGCGTTCTGACGGCGCGCTCGGGCGGCGAGGCGCTTGACCTGTTGCAGACCAATCAGATCGACGTGCTTATCACCGATCATGCGATGCCGCTGATGAGCGGCGCGCAACTGGCCGCCGTCGTCCGGGGAACTCACCCTGGTCTGCCAATCCTGCTGGTGTCCGGCTACGCCGACCTGCCCTCGGCTACCCCGGCTCTGCCGCTGCGCCGGCTGGCCAAGCCTTTCAGCCAGAACGAGCTGCTCGATGCGGTCGAGCAACTGAGCATCGGCGAAGCCTGAGCGCAGCCAGCGTAGGGCGAAGCAGCTGAAAGAACCTCAGCTGCCGATCACGCCGCCATCATTCTTGGTAATGAGCACGGTGGACGAGCGCGGCCGTGAGCGGCCGTCACTGGCCGGGAAGCTGAGCGCCGGGTGCTGCACATTGATCCACATCGCGCGGTAATCCGGGCTCCAGGTGATACCGGTGATTTCGCAGCCACGAGGCCCGACCAGAAAGCGCCGCACCTCGCGCGTTTTCGGATCGGCGCAGAGCAACTGATTGGTGCCCATGGCCTGCATTGTCGGCTTGTCATCGTCAAAGTCGGTCTGAATCCACAGCCGCCCGTCGCGGTCGAAGGCCAGTCCATCCGGCGAGGAAAAGCAGTCGCCGTCGATGGTGCCGACCAGGTTGGCGGCGACCGCCTGACCCTGAGCGTCGCGCGCCCCGCGGTTTTCGCCAGCGAGCAGGAAGACTTCCCAATCGAAGCGCGTCGCCGTCGGGTCACCGCCCTCTTCCTGCCAACGCAGGATCTGCCCGTGCAGGTTGTTCGGTCGCGGGTTGGCCTTGTCCAGCGGCTGCTTGGCGCCGCGCCCGTCATTGTTGGTCAGCGTTACATAGACTTCGCGGGTCTCGGGATGCACCGCAACCCACTCCGGCCGGTCCATCGGCGTCGCCCCGGCGCGGTCGGCGGCAGCCCGAGCGTTGAGCAGCACCTCGGCCTGGCTGGGGAAGCCGTTTTCCGCGGTCAGGCCATGCTCGCCGTGCGCCAGCGCCAGCCACTGGCCGCTGCCGTCAGCGTCGAAACGCGCAACGTATAAGGTGCCCTCATCCAGCAGGCGGCGGTTGGCGGCGTCGGCGCCAGGCACGAAGCGGCCGTTGGGGACGAACTTGTAGACGTACTCGCCCTTGGTGTCATCGCCCGAGTAGAAGGCCATGCGCCCATCCTCGCCCAGCGACAGCACCGAGCATTCGCGGCAATAACGGCCAAACGCGGTGCGCTTGATCGGTGTGCTCTGCGGGTCGAACGGATCGACCTCCACCACCCAGCCGAACCGGTGCGGCTCGTTGACGAAGCCGCCATGGGGCTGACCCGCCTGCGGCGTGGCGTCAAAACGCGGGTCTACCGTGCCCCAGCCGTAGAGCTTGCTCATGCCGCTGCCGGCGATGCCGTAGCGGTTATGCGAGACGCGTGCGGCGAGGTCGTCGGCGTCGTGGTTGACGAAGTAGTTGTGCCAGTTCTCCTCGCAGACCAGATAGGTGCCCCAGGGCGTGAAGCCGCTGGAGCAGTTGTTCAGCGTGCCGAGCACCGTCTGTCCTTCAGGGTCATCCATGGTCTGCATCGCTGCATGGCCGGCCAGCGGCCCGGCAATGGCCATCGGCGTCATGCCGGAAATGCGGCGGTTGTAGGGTGAATCCATCACCCGCTGCCATTCGCCCTGCGCATCCTTGCGCACCTCGATGACGCTCAGCCCATGGGCCGCCTGCTCCTTGCGCACCTGTTCCAGCGGGCGCCGGCCATCGACTAGGCTGATGCCGTCGGGATGCAGCGTCGGGTTGACGTACTCGTGGTTGATCGCCAGCAGGCCGCGGCTGTCGGGCGCGTCGGGGAACGGGAAGAAATGCATGCCGTCGTGGTTGTCGCCGGCCTGCTTGAGCTGGGCTTGCCAATCGTCGCTGGCATCCGGCTGCCACTCGGGTGCGTCGGCATGCACCGGATCGCCCCAGGAGAAGAACACCCGGGCGCTGTAGCCCGGCGCCACTTCGACCCGGTCGAAATGCTGGTCGAGCTGGGTCGGAATACCTTCGAAGCCGAGCAGCGAATCGCCCCGGGTTGCGGCTCGCGCGCCGGCCATTCCGCCGCCGAGAAAGGCGATGCCGGCCAGGCCGAGGCCGCCCTTGAGCAGCCCGCGCCGGCGGTGATCGATCGCCTGCTGCAGCGGCACGTTGCCGCTCGGATTGACCGGCTGGTCGTCATGAGCGCCCACGCTCGCGTGAAAATCGGTGAAATCCTGTTTCATCGAAAACGGTTCCTGAGTTCGTAACGGCATCATTCGATGCGGTAATGGAAGGTGTTCTTTACGTCGGGCACGGCAACCGCGCGGCCGTCGACGATGCGCGGCTGGTAGCGAAAGCTCTTGGCGGCGGTGAGTGATGGGCGGATGAACAGCGGATGGCAGTCGCCGACCACTTCGGGCGAGCGCACGCGCCCCTGCACATCGACCGTGTAGCTGACCGTGCAGGAACCCTGCAGCCCGGCATCCAGCGCCCGTTGCGGGTAGACCGGCGGCTGCTTGGCAATCGGCAGGTATTGCCGGCTGGCTGCCTTGGCCGCCGCAGCCTGTCGTGCGCGCTCAGCCGCTTCGGCGCGTGCCATTGCCTCGGCTTCGCGCGCCGCCTGCAACCGTGCCTCTTCCTGAGCCATCCGCTCCCGCTCCTGTGCCTGTTCCTGGCGGCGTTGCTCGTCGCGCTGACGCTGCTGTTCGCGCTGGCGTTCCAACTGCTCGCGCTGCTGCTTCAGCTGCTCGGCCTTGCGCTCCTCTTCGGCGCGCTTGAAGGCCAGCTCGGCCTGCTCGAGCCGCTGCTGCTGGGCGTGGGTATCGACCTGCGGCTCGCGCGGCGGCGGTTCGACCGCGGGCTCGACGGGCGGTTCGACCGGCGCTGCGCTCGCGGGCGGTGCCGGCGGCGGCAGGCTGATCAACTGGGTCTGCATCACCTGGGTGGCGACCGGCATTTCCAGCGCTGGCGACCAGCTGCCGAGCAACAGCGCGAACAGTCCGGCGTGCATCCCGAGGGTCAGCAATGCAGCCCCGGCCGGACCGATCCACTGTCGCGGGACAACTTCGCTGCCATGCGCGACGGGCGTGCTGAAGGTCATCATCACGGCTGCCCGACTCCGGGCGGCGCCTCGGTGATCAGCCCCAGGTTGACCACCCCGCCGCGTTGCAGCTCGGCGATACCGGCGACCACGCGTCCGTAATCCGCCGCCTCATCGGCACGGACATAGACCTGGGTGTCACCGCGCTCGGCGATGATCGCGCCGACCTTGGCCTGCAGCTCGGCCAGGTCGACGGCGCTGTCGGTCTGGTTGTCGATGTCCAGCTCGCTGCCCAGGTTCCAGTAGAAGCCGCCATCGGCCTTTACCGAGAGTGTGAGGATCTGCCGCTCGTTCTCCACCGGCAGCGCTTCGGCTGCGACCTTGGGCAGCTCGATCTTGACGCCCTGCACCAGCATCGGCGCGGTGACCATGAAGATCACCAGCAGCACCAGCATCACGTCGATGTAGGGCACCACGTTCATTTCCGCCTTGGGCCCGTGTTTGTGCTGTGGTTTGACCAGCATGAAGGCGTCCTCCTCAGGCGGCTGCAGCGACGTTGGGTGAAGCGGCGTGCAGGCGCCGATGCAGGCGCGCCTGTAGCTCGTTGCCGAAGGCGTAGTAACGGCCGACCAGCGTCTGCCCACGGGCAGCGAAGCGGTTGTAGGCCATCACCGCGGGAATCGCCGCGAACAGGCCGATGGCCGTGGCGATCAGCGCTTCGGCGATACCCGGGGCAACGGTGGAAAGCGTGGCCTGCTGCACCTGCGAAAGGCCGAGGAAGGAGTTCATGATTCCCCACACGGTGCCGAACAGACCGATGTAAGGGCTCACCGAACCCACCGTGGCGAGGAACTGCAGGCCCTTTTCCAGACGCTCCTCCTGTTCGGCGACAGCCACGTACAGGCTGCGCTCGACACCCTGCGCCACCACATCCGGCGCGATGCCCGGCTGGCGTTGCAGCTGGGCGAACTCGCCGTACCCGGCGAGGAAGATGCGTTGCAGCGCCGCCTCGTCCGGCAGCGGCTGCGCCTGGCCTTCGCGATAGAGCTGGGCGAGATCGCCGCCCTGCCGGAAGCGCTGCAGGAAGCCGCGCTGCAGGCGTTCAGCGCTGCGCAACGCCACACTGCGACGGATGATCAGGTACCAGCTCGAAACCGACGCGAGGACCAAAATCATCATCACCGCCTGCACCACCAGGCTGGCTTCGCTGATCAGGCCCCAGATGGACATGTGCTCGAGAGTCGTTTGCATGAATCTTTTCCTCCTGCCCCGACTGGGGCAGCTGCTATTGGATGGCGGGTCGGTTACCGGGCGATGACGTCAGTCCAGACCGAGCGCATCGGCGACCGCCGACCAGGGCAGGTACTTGTAGTTCTGCGTACCCTCGGGCATGCGCTTGCGGCCGTCCTGCACCACCAGCATGCCGCGGTTCCAGACGCCGCCGAGGTTGGCCGAGGTGACTTCAAGCCCATCGGTCTCGGACGCGCCGTCGATGCCGCGTTCGGCGTTCAGGCCGATGCGGAACGCACCGCGCACGGCATAGGGCGCCTGGGCGTCGAGCACCAGGTAGCTGTCGTTGCCCTGGCTGGAAATCACCAGGTAGTCGCCGCGCTCGCCGTGGTAGAGCGCCAGGCCTTCGATGTCGTCGTATACCGGTCCGCCGACGCCGATGACCTTCTCCGGCGCCGCCGGCATCTCCGCACGGGCATCGACCACCCAGACGGCTACGTCCTCCTCACCGAGAAACAGCCGCTCGCTGCGGTCGTCGGCCACGCAACCCTCAGGCTGGCTGTCGAGCTTGAAGCGCCGCACCAGCTCGCCGCGCGGCTGGCCGGAGCTGCCATCGAGGCGGTACTGGAGGAAGGTGCCGTCCTTGTCGTTGGCGATGGCGTAGGTGGCGCCCTGGCGGTCCTGGAACATGCACAGGCCGTAGATATCGCTGAGCGACGTGGCGATCTGACCGAGATCTTCGAGTAGGCCGCTTGCCCGGTCGATGGCGAACAGCTGCAGGCTGTTGTGATCGCGGTTGCTGGCCACGGCCAGATCCACGCGCTTGCTGCCGAGGCGGAAGCCGCTGCGCACGTCGACGTTGTTCAGCCGGCCGACGGGCAGGCTTTGCACCTGGCGACCATCCAGGTCGTACACCACCAGGCCACCCTTCTTGTCGGTGCCAAGCACGCGACTCTGCGCCGGATTGCGCGGATGGACCCAGATCGCCGGATCATCGGCCGCATCGCCAAGGCTCGGCACCGGGCCGGTTTCCACCGCGGCCGGCAGGCTGACGATCGGCTCGGGCTGTGCAAGTGCGGTCGGCTGCCAGGCCAGACGGGCCGAATGCAGACCACGCTCGTCAGCCAGCAGCAGCTCGACACCCTCCTGAGTACGGCGCGCGCTCACCTGCTCTGGTTCGTCGAAGCCGTCGAGTGCGATTACGCCATCGGCTTGCCAGCCGGACTCGCCCTGACGGTACAGGTGCAGCGCCGGCGCTTCGGGATCGAGCGCCAGCAAGCCACCCGGCACCACTGCCAAACCTGCCGCAGCCTTTTGCAGCGCACCGAACGGCTTGACCAAATCGACCGGCTCACGCTGCAACGGCGCCTCGGCATCCGCCGGGTAGCGCCAGAAACCGACATTTTCCTCGTTGACGTAGAGCTGCCCGGCCGCGTCATCGGTCTGACAGAAGGCGCTCTGCGGCGGCAGGCTGAGCCCGCGCACACGCCGTGCTTCACCGAGCAGGCGACCCTGGCTGCCCACCAGCCACTGCTCGCCGACGCCCTCTTCGCCCAGCAGAAAAACGAAATCGTTGCGCGCGCTGTCGCGGTACAGGCACAGCCCTTCGATGGCGAATGCGGTGCGCGGTAGGTAGAGCGGCTGGCTCCAGGTCCGTTTGTCATCCAGGCCGATCAG
Protein-coding regions in this window:
- a CDS encoding PAS domain-containing protein: MDPAANNLSPDDSSHAFLPDGGELGALIRRFDWSTTALGPLAEWPSSLKTVTAMLLLSPTPIVLLWGERGIMIYNDAYSGFAGSRHPQLLGSEVREGWPEVAEFNDNVMKVGLAGGTLSYKDQELVLYRNGRPERAWMNLDYSPVFDDQAQPAGVIAMVVETTERVMAERELQGQQARLQQMFEQAPGLMAMLRGPEHVFEMANPAYLRVVGERDIIGKPVREALPEVERQGFIDILDRVYRSGTAFVGSSIRVGLQRTQGEAEEERLLDFVFQPVADGDGNVGGIFIEGYDVTERAEAEQALRENERRLRFLDALSKETARSVDADAILSITTRMLGEQLGLSSCAYADMDPDQDGFTIRGDWAAPGCVSIVGRYRLEAFGAMAVTKLRGGEAFIIDDHCAQLPPAEAATFQQLDIAATICLPLVREGRLTALMAIHDRKPRVWNACELALLSEVTDRSWAHIERVRSAAAVRQREQCFLEELEAKVAERTAALARSEANIRAVLETSHLYKAMLAPDGSILYVNATALAGIDARFHQLAGTPFWDSPWFSATPGMPEAMKAMTLRVAAGATEHVTMSLNMPGGTRIFDFSMRPVLDEDGDVVALVPEALDISERIATEQTLQQLHKMEALGNLTGGIAHDFNNLLMAVLGSLELLRRRMPADPALLRLVDNARAGAERGASLTARMLSFARKQELHKAPIDLRQLIEGMQPLLHSSLGPTIQLQVELPRQLARVQTDPNQLETALLNLAANARDAMAGEGRILIAAEECALTSEQSSLPVGRYVRLALSDSGTGMDEATLKRAVEPFFTTKGVGKGTGLGLSMVHGLAEQSGGRLMLHSSPGLGTTAEIWLPALEQDEAASIPAHSSPPEDRQRPVADPLTLLAVDDDELVLFGTAGMLEAAGHRVLTARSGGEALDLLQTNQIDVLITDHAMPLMSGAQLAAVVRGTHPGLPILLVSGYADLPSATPALPLRRLAKPFSQNELLDAVEQLSIGEA
- a CDS encoding PhoX family protein, translating into MKQDFTDFHASVGAHDDQPVNPSGNVPLQQAIDHRRRGLLKGGLGLAGIAFLGGGMAGARAATRGDSLLGFEGIPTQLDQHFDRVEVAPGYSARVFFSWGDPVHADAPEWQPDASDDWQAQLKQAGDNHDGMHFFPFPDAPDSRGLLAINHEYVNPTLHPDGISLVDGRRPLEQVRKEQAAHGLSVIEVRKDAQGEWQRVMDSPYNRRISGMTPMAIAGPLAGHAAMQTMDDPEGQTVLGTLNNCSSGFTPWGTYLVCEENWHNYFVNHDADDLAARVSHNRYGIAGSGMSKLYGWGTVDPRFDATPQAGQPHGGFVNEPHRFGWVVEVDPFDPQSTPIKRTAFGRYCRECSVLSLGEDGRMAFYSGDDTKGEYVYKFVPNGRFVPGADAANRRLLDEGTLYVARFDADGSGQWLALAHGEHGLTAENGFPSQAEVLLNARAAADRAGATPMDRPEWVAVHPETREVYVTLTNNDGRGAKQPLDKANPRPNNLHGQILRWQEEGGDPTATRFDWEVFLLAGENRGARDAQGQAVAANLVGTIDGDCFSSPDGLAFDRDGRLWIQTDFDDDKPTMQAMGTNQLLCADPKTREVRRFLVGPRGCEITGITWSPDYRAMWINVQHPALSFPASDGRSRPRSSTVLITKNDGGVIGS
- a CDS encoding phytase, whose translation is MYALPKTALLGLCIALAACQSAPQEEPQKTTQLSISESMQAGFEYGQLMSDVGPWADAKRILVDKQGLRLLDGTGASVAEYAGRFEGLDHRVDRRGLLLATVERKRQQAMLIGLDDKRTWSQPLYLPRTAFAIEGLCLYRDSARNDFVFLLGEEGVGEQWLVGSQGRLLGEARRVRGLSLPPQSAFCQTDDAAGQLYVNEENVGFWRYPADAEAPLQREPVDLVKPFGALQKAAAGLAVVPGGLLALDPEAPALHLYRQGESGWQADGVIALDGFDEPEQVSARRTQEGVELLLADERGLHSARLAWQPTALAQPEPIVSLPAAVETGPVPSLGDAADDPAIWVHPRNPAQSRVLGTDKKGGLVVYDLDGRQVQSLPVGRLNNVDVRSGFRLGSKRVDLAVASNRDHNSLQLFAIDRASGLLEDLGQIATSLSDIYGLCMFQDRQGATYAIANDKDGTFLQYRLDGSSGQPRGELVRRFKLDSQPEGCVADDRSERLFLGEEDVAVWVVDARAEMPAAPEKVIGVGGPVYDDIEGLALYHGERGDYLVISSQGNDSYLVLDAQAPYAVRGAFRIGLNAERGIDGASETDGLEVTSANLGGVWNRGMLVVQDGRKRMPEGTQNYKYLPWSAVADALGLD
- the tolQ gene encoding protein TolQ, translating into MQTTLEHMSIWGLISEASLVVQAVMMILVLASVSSWYLIIRRSVALRSAERLQRGFLQRFRQGGDLAQLYREGQAQPLPDEAALQRIFLAGYGEFAQLQRQPGIAPDVVAQGVERSLYVAVAEQEERLEKGLQFLATVGSVSPYIGLFGTVWGIMNSFLGLSQVQQATLSTVAPGIAEALIATAIGLFAAIPAVMAYNRFAARGQTLVGRYYAFGNELQARLHRRLHAASPNVAAAA
- a CDS encoding energy transducer TonB, whose amino-acid sequence is MMTFSTPVAHGSEVVPRQWIGPAGAALLTLGMHAGLFALLLGSWSPALEMPVATQVMQTQLISLPPPAPPASAAPVEPPVEPAVEPPPREPQVDTHAQQQRLEQAELAFKRAEEERKAEQLKQQREQLERQREQQRQRDEQRRQEQAQERERMAQEEARLQAAREAEAMARAEAAERARQAAAAKAASRQYLPIAKQPPVYPQRALDAGLQGSCTVSYTVDVQGRVRSPEVVGDCHPLFIRPSLTAAKSFRYQPRIVDGRAVAVPDVKNTFHYRIE
- the tolR gene encoding protein TolR produces the protein MLVKPQHKHGPKAEMNVVPYIDVMLVLLVIFMVTAPMLVQGVKIELPKVAAEALPVENERQILTLSVKADGGFYWNLGSELDIDNQTDSAVDLAELQAKVGAIIAERGDTQVYVRADEAADYGRVVAGIAELQRGGVVNLGLITEAPPGVGQP
- the nirD gene encoding nitrite reductase small subunit NirD — protein: MSQSNVVRLDSRSTAPAVWQALCSRNDLVANSGVVAWHEGAQVALFHLPDNAEGEQLFAIDNRDPKSGANVIGRGIVASLKGELVIASPLYKQHFRLQDGSCMEYPEQSLRVWPVRLIGDEVQIAVG
- a CDS encoding DEAD/DEAH box helicase codes for the protein MLSAVKRYRALVAGVLQRCFPRTSAHLREEDELLFRRWGSAPGKTNKAAAAKRKGKPAAKAKPKSKSEGPARAAGKPRRTAAQGIYAAAQLKVDDAKVQAMRDRVEQAVAAGIISAPSDEQWAMILSRSPVTRIFAGAGSGKSTTLLLRVVFMLCHMGVEPGRLTVISFTNASCAQLREQLVRVLGFWQVPFDAQQARQCVRTFHSAMAQLAREVLSRPVWFEQLDDKAAAADEPDNPLASARLRPAQVRLLKQAYQQCYAEQATFRERVHRLLDLPAPPSETEQGQRAAPKAPGDTFTLAGEFTPLPLYEAFHAQAGFIESIGIRIDQLQPASLQCTARERDFVEALVSFHGYFRAALREQGLMTFNEAFEQLTERLGSSTDVPQASLAPFEHLLIDEFQDISPQIVQWLQALHRQLARQKGSPSLMAIGDDWQSIYGWRGSSPELFMDFDKYFPRRGAKGSETLLLETNYRSIEPVIRDGEAVLAGVRFKQAKTSRPCKPTQPGDHGVKLVTGFELNKGLPKLIEAITAQCAHVAERQSRERTAVLLLSRRNEPLRAIQAQLDRKLPVKAYTIHRAKGLQAEVAIIVDDCAPVQPHPLRNALYAYSGFFRNSYDQAMADESLRLGYVAITRGVSRVLWYTRKAQGATECLARRG